TATCCAATTCACAGACATTCTCGGAACAGTAAAGAACGTCTCTATACCAGCAAGTCAGGCAGAGAAGGCGTTCACCGAGGGTATCTACTTCGATGGATCGTCTATCGAGGGATTTGTGCGGATTCAGGAGAGCGACATGCGGCTCAGACCAGATCCGAACACGTTCGCGCTGTTGCCGTGGAAGACCCGCGACGACGGTACCGCGAGCGCCAGACTGATCGCAGATGTAACGGATGCATCCGGCGCGGACTTCAAAGGTGACCCACGTCACGTGCTCAAGCGTGCACTGAAGCGGGCAGGAGATATGGGATACACCCTCAACGCGGGACCTGAGCCGGAGTTTTTCCTCTTCGAAGAGGAAGACGGCCGGGCGACGACCATCACTCACGACGCGGGTGGATACTTTGATCTCGCGCCGAAAGATCTGGCAAGCGATGTGCGTCGAGACATCATCTACGGGCTCGAAAAGATGGGCTTTGAGGTGGAGGCGAGCCACCACGAGGTCGCAGAAGGGCAACACGAGATCGATTTCAAGTACGACGACGGTCTCACCACGGCTGATAACATCGCTACATTCCGGGCAGTAGTGCGCGCGATCGCCGCCGAACACGATCTGCACTCGACGTTCATGCCAAAGCCCATCGCGGGCATCAACGGCAGCGGGATGCACACGCACCTTTCACTGTTCACCGAAGACGGAGAGAACGTCTTCCACGACGAAGACGATGAGTTCAATCTCTCGGAGACAGCAAAGCAGTTCCTCGCAGGCGTTCTGGAGCACGCACCCGCCATCACTGCGGTTTGTAATCCAACAGTGAACTCATACAAGCGACTCGTGCCGGGATATGAGGCTCCTGTCTACGTCGCATGGAGTGATGTGAATCGGACTGCGCTCATCCGCAAACCTGCTGCACGGACGCCAGCCGCTTCGCGGGTCGAACTCCGCTCACCGGATCCCTCGTGCAATCCGTATCTCGCGCTTGCAGTCATGCTCCATGCAGGACTCGACGGAATCGAGCGTGGTCTCGATGCACCCGATCCAGTCCGAGAGAATATCTACGAATTCGACGAATCGACGCGCGAAGAGTACAATATCGATGTTCTGCCACCAAACCTTGGTGCAGCAATCGATGCTCTCGAAGATGACGATGTGATCCTCGATGCGCTCGGTAAGCACGTCGCAGAGAAATTCATCGAGGCAAAGCGTGCTGAATTCGACGAATATCGGGTGGCGGTTTCGGAGTGGGAACTCGAGAAATACCTGGAAACGTTCTAACTCTTAATCACGTACTCTCGCACGTTTTATCGCTTCGTGCTTCGTCCCGCGATATTTCCGTATTGTGATCGTTTACAAACGTAAACAGGGACACGAACACGAATATGAACACGAATACGGCCTACGAACGGATTGATTCGATACGGTTACGAAGGCGGGCAGGAATTCCAAGGAGATTGAATCCGACGCCGACCACGATCATGAAGACGTAGAGACCCAGTGTTGAGAGCCAGATAATGATCATCGCGAGGATTGCCCACAGTCCCGCGAGATAGAAAAAAGCTCCAATAGTCATTGCCGTCCCGTAGAGGAGGACGAGATACGGTCCCCAGCCGCGGGCTTTGCCGCGCCGTGCGCGCCGGCGCACGTATCGTTTGAGGTCACTTTCGAGTTCGTCTCGGTGGACGGTTCGGTCGTCGATGTCTTCTTCGAACTCCCGAAGCTGTTCTCGCAGTCTGCGAACCTCCGCTTCGAGATCATCGTCCGATTCAACGTCAAATGGCTCGTCGTCTGGCATAGATAGTTTCGGAATTGGTGGCCCTACTGTAGTCGTTTCCGCATCAGATTCGTCGGGGTCGTCTTCGTCGAGGCGTCCGGTGAGTGCTGCATTCAGTACAACACCCACGAGGAGGATAAGAGCCCCGAAATAGAGAAACGTCACGAGTAACAGGACCCCACCGATCGCCCCATACGCGTCGTAGCTACCCGCGTAGGCAGCGTAGATTCGAAACGCTGTCTGGAGTGCGGTCCAGCCGATTGCTGTAAAAGCTGCACCAGGGAACGCCTCTCGGACTGAGATCGATTCTCCTGGGAGGACATAATACAGGGGAAGGAGAGTGAGGGTAAGTCCACACAGCTGGGCGATTGTCCCGATTGTCCCGATGACGTCGACGGTCCCGACGACGAAATCGACCCCCGGAAAGGCGATGATCGTTCCGATAGCGACGGTGAGTGCGATACCGATACCGACCGCCATGAGTGTCAAAAGACCATTGCGCAACTGACCGACGATCCCATCCGAGGGTGGTTCTCCATAAACGGTCGAGAAAGCAACATCGAGGCCGCGAAAGAGCTTCAGTCCGCTCCAGAGGAGAACAAGTATACTGACGACAGTCGCACCACTTTGGCCCGATTGATTGTCCAGTGCATTTTGAACGAGTTCGCCCGCTTGCCCTCCAACGGCGTTCGTCACTGGCTCTGAGACAGCAGTCGAAAACATCTCCCCGCCGACGACGGATCCGACGACGATGGTGAGCAACAACAGAGGAATGAGTGAGATGAACGCGTAGTAGGAAAGACTCGCAGCGATAAATGTCACTTGTTCTGACCGGATGCCATCAATGACCGTTTGTATAACGCTGATAATCCGCTGCACGCTGGCATTCACGCTCTCTCGGTTTGTCCGTCGATCACATATAAATCGGGGGAAGAAGTCATCAGAACAGATAGTACACGCCAGCTACGGTTGGTTTATGTCGTTATGCGTCTCATCGCTTCGACGTCAGCGTTGGTCTTGAACGTCGTCCCTCCATAGTGGGTTCGGGACGCCTCGTACCCCGATTCAGTCAACGCCTCGAGGAATTCATCCATCGAGATTGCAGAAATACCCCATTGCTTTGAGAGCCGGTGTTGGTCGTAATGTGTTGGTCTGTCGATTTCATCTGCGATGGTGTCGAGTAACCGACGTGATCGGGTGGCGGTTCCCAGTTCTTCTGTTATGCGTTCACGAACGTCGGTCACGAAGTCCACCTCGTGGGTCGGCCCGAGCCACAATGGACCAGCGGTGTTGATTCGAGTACTCTCGCAGTTCGGACAGACGTCGTGCGGATTGGCGATCAAACCTTCTGTCGTCGTTCGATAGAGACACGCTTCGCAGTGATCGACGTATCCGAGTTCGTCCATGGTTGCGTTCGCATCCGTCGCTCGGTGACTGGTTGCGAGATACGTTCGCACGTAGTGGCGCGTTACGTGACTCAGCACAGGCGTGACGCCAACATCGTACCGGGCAGCAGTCCGAGCGAGCGCTGAGAGAAGGATGCGGAGTCCCATCTCCGCGTGAAAGTCCGTGTTCCGTGGAACGGCGCTGTACGAACGAACCCCGCTTTGAAAGTGAGCACCACACAGCGGCGCGGTGTCGGTTGCCGTGACACAGACGAGAGAGCGAGCACACTGGAACGCGGCGTCGGCAAATGGAATGGGCGTCCCGAACGGATCGAGATCGACCACGTCGACTCCCTTGTTTTCGTGCATGTACGCGTTCGCGTCACGGTGGACGATTCGTCCATCGAGATCGTTGCGCGTGAAGTTGGTTCGACAGTGCTCGACTGCGTCCGTATCGTAATCACAGCACGTCACGTTCCATCCTTCGGCAGCCGCGCGAACTCCCCGAATACCGCTTGCGGCGTTCGCATCGAGATACGATTCATCACCCGTCCGATCCTGCCACGTACGTAAGACAGCGACCGTAATGTCTCGATTCATCTCCTGTCGAGGATTATAGAAGACGACATCCCCAACTCCCGACTCAGGCTGCTCGGGAACCTCGATCGTAACCGTACCCTCGTGCACCTCCATACACGTCCCAACTGCCCAAGCGCGAAAAGCGCCACCATCCCGTCGGGAGATCTGTGTTCTCACCAGACGTCATCGATTGATGTCGGAGATCGTGACCATACAGACAGAACAAATCGAGGGAAGGGTGAACAAACGTGAATGACAGCAAACAGTGCGTGAGTGCATCGAACCGGTTTTGTTTCCTGACCGTCAAACTGTATGCGTGACCGCCGTGGAAGAGTGGCAGGATGCGCTCGCTGAGGAGGGCGAACTCACCGCCCCTGTAGTCGACCGTATCATCGCTGTCCACGGTTCGCGTGGAACACGCGCCATTGAGGCCGTTGCGGAGGAACGCGTCAAAGAGTACCGCGACTTCGTCGTCGTCGTTGGCCACACTGAGGAGTACATCGTCGAGGACGGTGGGTGTACCTGCGAGGATAGCCAGTACAATCTCGACCGTGATGACCCGACACAGCGTTGCTGGCACGTGCTTGCCGTCGAAATCGCTGCACGGATCGACGCAGTCGACCACCACGATATGTGGTATTCGGAAGTCCGAGAATTCCTCTAAGATAAGAGGTTTAATAGCACAGGTGCACGGACAGGTGAGCAAATGCGTCGATCGACGCTCATTGGGTTAGGATACGCTGGTTTTGGAGTCTTATTTCTCGCCAACGCTGTTACTGGAAACTGGATCCAATCTGGTTCGTGTGACTATATTCAACAGCAGTTGTTCGTCAACGTCGTTTCTGGGAGTTGGACCCAGTCTATCTCATGTGCCAACATCCGACGACGAATGATTACGTGGGGAGTGCTCGGGGGGATCTGGCTGCTGGTCAGTGTCTTTGCACTGTTGCGACCTGAACAGTTTGAAAACAAAGGAGACACAACAGAGATTGGATACGGTGCAATGTTCTCTGCTGTGTTCGTCGTGTTGCTCGTTCTCAGCGGAGGAGTACTGATCAACGTTATACTGTCACTGATCTATATGGTCTTTTGAACGGTTTTGGTGAGTCAGGAGCAAAGCTCAACGAAGTTCCGGAGGATGCGGAGTCCCGCTTCGCCGCTTTTTTCTGGGTGAAACTGCGTTCCGAAAATTGTTCCATCGTCGTTTGCGACGACACTTGGGAACGATTGGCCGTAGTCGGTTGTCGCCACACACGCATTCTCGTCGTTTGGGTCGGCGTAGTAGGAGTGAACGAAGTAGGCGTATTGCCCATCAACCCCTTCGACGATTGGGTGCTCGCGCTCAACAGTCAGTTCGTTCCATCCCATGTGTGGTACCTTCTTCGAACCATCGAATCTGACATTTCGGCCAGGGATGAGATCGAGCCCGTCGACATCCCCTTGTCCGGCACGGGTCGACTCTTCGCTCGAAGTGAGGAGCATCTGCATCCCGAGACAAATACCAAACAAGGGAATTCCGTCGGCAGCGGCATCACACAACGCATCGCGGAACGGTCCCGCATTCTCCATTCCTTCGCTGAATGCGCCCACACCAGGGAGGACGATGCCGTCCGCACGATCGAGGAGCGCGGGATCGGTGCTCATTTCGACGCCAGCGCCTGCTCGCTCGAGTCCACGAGTGACACTCCGAAGATTTCCGAGTCCGTAATCGACGACGACGACATCTGCCGTGATCTGACTGCTCATACTGGTCATTGGTGGGGTGAGATAAGGCGCTTTTCGCCTTCGTTAATACTCGCTGAGGCGGGATTGTCCACTCTCTGCGCCCGCACCCGCGAGTGAAACTGCCTCGCTGATCGTCTGTTCGAACGTTTCTTTCTGACTTCTGTCGTACAGTGTCGCGGCGGGATGAAGACAGATCACGATTCGACGCGGGGTGCCAGCGATCCGGTGCTCGACGACTGAGCCGGCCTCCTTCGTCACTGCTACGTCGCGCTCTAACAGGTGTTGACTCGGGACTTTTCCGAGCGTAACGATAAAATCGGGATCAACCGACTCAATCTCCCGTTCGAGATGCTCCCGGCAGTTCGTGAGCTCCGCTGTGGTCGGGTCGCGGTTTTCGGGCGGACGACAGCGCACGCAGTTTGCGATACGGACATCGCTCCGGACGAGACCACAGTCGCGCAGTGTTGTACTGAGTACGTCGCCAGAACGACCGACGAACGGCTCACCTTGCTCGTCTTCACGCGCACCCGGGGCTTCACCGATAAAGAGAAGCGACGCGTCTTCTACTCCGGTACCGTTGACGATCTGCGAACGAGACTCACACAGATCTGAACAGCGCTCGCAGGCAGTCACGTCGATCCCATCAACACGTTCCATGTCGTACTAGCGGCCGAGTAATGACTACAAGATTGCGTTCTCATCTGTATCCTGTGTGAAGAAATATCCTGCAATGATATGACTCCACGATCGGGATGATACCGTCGGTGCAACCGTGGTCTCTGCTTCTCGATCTGTCTCATATCGTCTGCGACAGTGTATCGCCTGCTCGCGCTGCGGTGTGTGCCACACGGAGTGGCTCCGGACGTCCTCCCTCAGGAGTAAACGTTCGGACGACACGCGCACTCTCGCTCGCATCGAGGCCGATCGCTCGGACAAACACCTGTTCGTCGTTGACTTCGATTGGCCAGCGCGGGGGCTGTCGCTCGTACCGTGAGAGTCGTTTGGTGCGTGCAGCACCATCGAACGCATCACGAAGTGCCGGTTCGAGCCCGTCGCTGTCCTCAAAGGAGACGGAAATGACCGGGCAGCTGAGAGCGTTCGCAAACTGCGGTAGATCAACAATATTGTACCACGCGGGCGCGATGCCGGAGATGAAGACATACTGTATATCGGGCCGGTCGACCCGATGGACGAGTTCTGTAAGACGATCGGTGCTGTCGGTTCCTCCAACCGTAACGTGCCCGAACGCTAACCCATCGAGGACACGGTCAGCACGTACGACCGCACCCGCGACAGTGCTCGTCTCAGCATCTGATTTGTACGAATCAGCCAACCCGAGTGCCCGCGTGCCTGATTTCACTCCTTCATCTCCTCAAGTCGTTCCAAGAGCTCGTCGTTGGAAGTGTCGAACTCGAACGAGACATTCCCATCGTGAGAATCACTCGAAGAGACCGTGTCTTCATCAAAGTCAGTGTCGATATCGCGGTTCTCCTGTTCAGATTCATCGTAGCTCCCGAAACCCATAGCCATCTAACTGTAAGGAATAGTCGTTGAAAAACGTTGGCTGCGTTCGTATTTATGATCTATCAGTAATTGCTAAAATCGAACTGTTCAGAATGGTGATATCTGACATAGATTCACCGTCGGTATCGATATGCGTGGAGGTAGGCTGAAGTACCAGCGTTACGACGTACGTGTATGAACGTTCATAACGTCACGGCAGACGCCGAGACGTTCACCTGTAACGCGTACCTCGTTACAGGTTCGACGACGACACTCGTCGACGCGGGGGCTGTTTCCGGTGTGGCCGACACCATCGCAGAGTACACCGATACTCTCGATCGGGTCGTCCTCACCCACCAGCACGGCGATCACATCGCCGAGCTCGATTCGGTTACGGATGCGTTCGAACCGGACTGTTATGCCTACAGCGATCACCCTCAGTGTACCCACACCATCGAAGATGGTGATCGCATCGACATCGGTGATGAGGTCTTTGAAGTCGTTTATACACCTGGCCACGCGGCCGATCATGTTTCGTTCATGAGCGAAACGACCATCTTCACCGGAGATGTCGTCGTTCACGACGACGGTGCGTTCGATGACGGCAGTTTTGGACGGACAGATATGCCCGGTCAGTCGCGTGAGCGTCTCATCGAGAGCATTAGAACACTGTTAGAGCGCCTTCCCGATGGAGGCGGCGACAACGCAGAGAGCAGTGTCGAACACATGTACTCGGGTCACGGTGGTCCCTTCCACGGTGACGTGCGCACTGTCATCGAACGAGCACTGGAGCGAGCAGAGCGCCGAGAACCGAAATATCCTGACGAGTAGTACCACACCTACAGAAACGGTAGTACTGTAGCAAGCAATCGTCGGGTATGGTCGGTTCTGCCTTTCTCAGGGGAGAAGACGTACGGCTGCGGACGATCGAAAAAGACGACGTCGACTTCCTCTGTGATCTCATCAACGATCCCGACGGGTGGCCGTATCTGAACAATCACACGCCTTGAAATCGCTCCTGGGACAATGAGCCAGCATCTCCGGCGGATCGAAGCGAAGATTTTCTCTGAGTATCCTTCCGACGCCAGCTCGAGCGAATTATAATACAGCGTACGCTGCGATCCACGCAAGAGACATCAAACAGATCGTCCTCCTACGAACCTTCTGAATCAGAACGAGCAGTACGCTGTCGATACGTCCCGACAACACCAGCCATCACGATTCGGTATTTGCTATTCGAGTCGGACTCACGACTCGATCAGCACTGTTCGCACGATTCTCCGCACAAACAGCTCGTACTGGGGCCATTTCCACCCGCTCTCAATCACATGAAGTCCTCGATCCCACTTTGTTTATTTTTGTCATTTTCGAATATGCTTTCTAACCGCCGTCGGAGGATGTCGAGGCGCTGTTTCGTGTACTCACGACAGCCAAACTCCTCTGCGACGTGGATCGCGGTGTCCAGATACTTGTTGACGGATCCCTCGTGGACGGTGAGCGTGACGCGGCCATCACACTCACGACACGACCCGGTGAGAGGCATTCGTCGGTACTTCACCCCACAATCGAGACACCGGGTGTCTTGCCGGGAGAACGCACGAAGGTTTCCGATGAGGTCCGGCAAGAAGTGGTACTCGATGACACGCTCTGCGACATCTGTTTCATCGACTGCGCGCAGCTTTCGAGCAAGTTCCAGCTGTGCGTCCATCTTGTCCATCATTGATTCGAGCGTTTTGTACGCCGAGAGATCCGGCCCAGCAGCGAGATCCGTGGTGTCGTGTGTGTGTTTGAATCCGGAGTACTCATCGTCGGTACCGAGCGTTTCCTCGGCGATTGTGATGTCAACTTCGCCGGGATCGGCCATCCGACGGGTTGCCTCGTAAAATTCGCGGGGATACGTATCGACGATGTCCACATTGTGTGCCTCGTCGTCGATCTCCGTGGGATCAATACGCGAGGACATGACCAACGGTGCGTCCATCGAGTTGTGGGCATAGAGCCAATTTGCGGTGAAAATAGGCTCACCGCCGACTTGTAGGTCGTACAGATAGCCACTGTAGTCGACCTGCTCGATGTTCGTGATTCGGAGATACGAGAGATCTCCTTCGACGAGCGGTCGGAGTTCGTCGAGACAGTGCGCTGCCTCGGTCGGTACCTCGCGCTGGTCGAGTTCAGCGACGATTTCGCTGAGCTTGTCCACTAAGATGGTCTCATCACGCTCGATCGACGCCGGAATGAGCTGTTCGACACCACGGATATCCATTTCGCGGAGGTCCTCTAGGGCACTCGGAATACGGACCGTGAGAGGTTCGGTGCCGTCATCGTCTTGCTGGCGAGAATCGCTCGCTCCACGAGAGGCAGTGAGCGTGTAGACCGACTGCTCTGATTCCTCCTGATCGTGCATTGCTATGTCGGCGACCAGTCCGAGCCGGTGGAGCAAGAATACGATCCCGTCTTTGACCGCCTCACTCGTCGTGTCGAATTCGACGCTCGAGTCGTTGTCGTCCTCACCATCGTCGATGAATCCACGGAGGAACGACAGGATGATCCTGCGCTCTGCACGGAGGATGCAGTCGGGAACAGCGTGTGCACAGTCGCTGTCGTTCGCACGCGAGTCAGCTTCGGTTTCTTCGATCCCAAGGTGATTGAGAACGTCTTTGAACACGGCCGGAAAGCGGACCTCACTGAACGTCTCCGACTGTTCAACAGACGGACTGCAACCGAGTACTGTTGTCGATACCTCAAGGATGCGTTCGGTGATCGACTCTTCACTACTCGTGAGTGTCGGGTTGTCATCGGAGAGTGATCCATTCGCGAGAACGTACCCAAGGAACCACGCGAAATCCACATCAACAGGGAGGTATCGATTGATTCCGATTTCTGATTCTTTGCTCCCGACTTCCGTGCTGTCTGGCACGGACTGATGGTCGTGTGTCGTTTCGGGCGTCGAAAACATCTCGAACGGGAGTTTTTGTCTATTTGTTGAACGATCGTCGTCGGCCGTGTCTGCTGGATCATCGACGAAGACGTACGGTGAATCGATACAATCGGTGACGTCAATTGTCGTCTCGATTGTTTCGACCTCTAATCGGCGTGGCGCGACGATCACGTCTCCCTCTTCGAGGTCGTCGCCAGCGACGTCCTCTATCCCGTCGTCGTACCGAAAGAGGCTGTGATTCGCTGTAATTTCCAGTGATCTCCCGAACTGGGTTTCGACGCGGAGCAACTGCTCGTCTTCACCGGCGCGGTATCGAATCGCCTTCTCGATCGGTTTCGGAGCAGCTTCGTGGTTCTCATCGAACGCGTACGTCGTCCATCCCTCTTCGAGGCAGATTTTCTTCTGGAACTTTCCATCGTGCTCGACCGGACTATCGAGTTGCGTCCAGAACTCCTCGAACGTGAGACATCTGACCGCACCCTCTGGACCGAACGCGAGCAGTTGAGAGTCCTCCGTCACGCTTCCCCCGCGTTTGTCCGGGAGATAGAGCTTGCTGAAATTCAACAGTCCGTCCATGAGAAGCATCACACAGTCTTCGTCCCCATCGCACTGTCCGACGTGAAGATCGTTCGCCACAAGTGTGTGGGTATCCGCAACCGTGAGACAGTACGTGTGGTCGGTATCACTTTCGACGTAGCGGACGTCTGTGACTTCATCGACTCGTGCAGTACTTCCATCGACGAATGGTCGCCCACGCTGATCGTTCGAGTCGAGTGACGCACGTGCCCATTCTGTCTCATCGGAGTCGGTTCCGATGAGTTCGGTGAACTGAATCGCACTCTCATCAGTAATGTGTACGATCCACGTTTCGACTGTCTGTGGATCATCACCGGAGAACGCAGCACCGACATCCCCCTCAGGCGTTCGTGTGTCACGGGACACCCGTCCAGTAATACCGAACCGTCTAAGCGCGCCAAGGAGATCTTCTTTCAGCTGGTCACTGACTGTGGTCACGCTGATCTCACTGGGCGATGCTACTGTGTTCCCATTGCTGTTGAAGTGAGCTGTGAGGAACGACTGGAGCTGACCGGCGGGTGCACCCATTACGCAATCTGGTATGCATTTGTCACCCATACCTGATCCGCACGCTAGCACGTCACATAATAACAATGAAACGATTCGGCTCGCTACAGTTACTCGCTCGTTTTCCCCGCCGGCTGCTTCGACTCCGAGTGCCTCCCTGAACGTTTGAATCGTTGCGTTTTGTGCGGCTTTGTGAGGAAGATTGATGACTGTCCGATACTGGTCCGCTTCCTCTCGAACGAAGCCCGACGCCGCGTAGTACCCGAGTAGTGATGCGAACGAGCTGTCGATTTCGAGCCACCGATCGACGCTCGTTCTGTCGTCTTCAACCGACAGAGAGATGTCTGTTGGAAGGAGGCTGAGAAGCGTCGATTCGTCATACTGTTCAAGAAGCGTCGACACCGGAACGCCATCCCGGTCGGTCTGCTCTGTCCACGTCGGATGGCGCTCGGAGCTTTTCTCGTCTCCGAGTCGTCGTTCGAGCTGTTTGGTCTCGTGACCGAGACCAGTAATGCGCAATTTGTCGTTCTCGATCCCATCGTGTGCGAGACACTCAGCAAGAAGATCGAACGACACCGGTTCTCCCTCGAAATCGACCGATTCTGGATGAAGTACGTTATCGCCTGGTTTGACTTCGCTCGCACTGACGCGCTCGATTTCGTCCGACCAGCGGAGAACCGTGTGGTCGGGCGTTACACGCAGTGTTCGTCCGTCGTTCGTTTCGATCGCTACGAGATGGTCGGGCGCGGGATGTTTCGAGACAGCACTGACCGGCTGAATGCCCATTTCACCATCGTTCGAGATCGATGGAACACAGAGCGCGCCGTCGAGATCTTGTATGAGCGTCCCGAAATCATCCGATCGTGGATCATCGAGACGCGCCTCAACGACGGTTTCGATGCGTTCGTACCGGTAGCGATCGTCTTCCCCCTTGTACCAGATCTTCGTTTCTGGATGGAAGCAGTTGCGCCGTTTTGCCGCGTGGAAGTACGGATGAGCGTATCCGACGGCTGCACTAGTGAATCCGACGACGCGTCCGACGACCGCGGCTGACGTGTGTGGAGCCATTCCGAACACCAGCTCACCAACGAGATCGTCGCGCGTTTCGACCTCGTAAAACGGCTCCAATCCGTAGTACTGCTCGAGGAGGTCATCGACGAAATCTGCGGTTCTGAGCATGTGAACCGCCGCGCCATCGGAGAGGACAATGTCCTGAACGCGGAGTTCGACAAGCTGATCGTCGTGACGGAGCGGTTCGCCATCAATATCGGTCTCGTATCCCAGCGAGCGAAACTGCCCTGCGGTCACATCGAGTTCGGTTGGTCGGACGGCTGTCACCGGCAGGTCTGTCATGTCGTATCGGATCGTGCCATCCTTGAACGTCGAAACACCGTGTTTTGCCCGTAAGACGCCTTTCTCGATCGGTTCGGCGATTTTCTGCTCCGAGGTGAGTCCCTTTACTCCTTTGAGGATATCGAAGACCCCCGCGCGCTGATTGACGGCTGCAAGCGCATCACGGTACTCACCCGCCACATCGATTGGTCGTCGCTCGACCGGTGATGCGAGACTTCCACAGCGGGGACATTCAGCCCGGCCGGCCTCGTCGGGCTCAGCACGAACGTCACAGTCACGACACTTATAAACTGGGCGAGTGGTATCGTTGCACTCTGGACAACGGGCTTTGAACGTCGCCGTATCACAACTGGTACACTCCCGACGGGCGATCTGTACCTCGACCTGTCCGGCAACAGACTGCATCGATTCTGTGTGTGAGGCTGCCTGTGTGACATCGCGCTGGTTGCCACCAGCTTCACCGATCGGGAACAACGTGTGAACAGCAGGGCTCAGTTCACGCTTTTCCGATTTTTCTGGCCGACCCATTCGGTTACCAATGCGGGTCGGCGCACGCTCACGAACAGTAAACGGCGCAACCTCGTTAACTGCCTTGATGGCGTTCTGCCCGTCTACGTCTGGTTCGACCGTCTCGTCAGCTCGGTCTGCTCTGCTCTCGTTGTCGTTGTTCTTGCTCTCTCGATCTTGTTCACTCTCGCTTTTGTTTTCATGATCACGCT
The nucleotide sequence above comes from Halocatena marina. Encoded proteins:
- a CDS encoding tRNA (guanine(26)-N(2))-dimethyltransferase; this encodes MEVHEGTVTIEVPEQPESGVGDVVFYNPRQEMNRDITVAVLRTWQDRTGDESYLDANAASGIRGVRAAAEGWNVTCCDYDTDAVEHCRTNFTRNDLDGRIVHRDANAYMHENKGVDVVDLDPFGTPIPFADAAFQCARSLVCVTATDTAPLCGAHFQSGVRSYSAVPRNTDFHAEMGLRILLSALARTAARYDVGVTPVLSHVTRHYVRTYLATSHRATDANATMDELGYVDHCEACLYRTTTEGLIANPHDVCPNCESTRINTAGPLWLGPTHEVDFVTDVRERITEELGTATRSRRLLDTIADEIDRPTHYDQHRLSKQWGISAISMDEFLEALTESGYEASRTHYGGTTFKTNADVEAMRRITT
- a CDS encoding DUF5786 family protein; protein product: MGFGSYDESEQENRDIDTDFDEDTVSSSDSHDGNVSFEFDTSNDELLERLEEMKE
- a CDS encoding glutamine synthetase family protein translates to MGNENIASDGGLDPKAQTVLDEIEEHNVDFLRIQFTDILGTVKNVSIPASQAEKAFTEGIYFDGSSIEGFVRIQESDMRLRPDPNTFALLPWKTRDDGTASARLIADVTDASGADFKGDPRHVLKRALKRAGDMGYTLNAGPEPEFFLFEEEDGRATTITHDAGGYFDLAPKDLASDVRRDIIYGLEKMGFEVEASHHEVAEGQHEIDFKYDDGLTTADNIATFRAVVRAIAAEHDLHSTFMPKPIAGINGSGMHTHLSLFTEDGENVFHDEDDEFNLSETAKQFLAGVLEHAPAITAVCNPTVNSYKRLVPGYEAPVYVAWSDVNRTALIRKPAARTPAASRVELRSPDPSCNPYLALAVMLHAGLDGIERGLDAPDPVRENIYEFDESTREEYNIDVLPPNLGAAIDALEDDDVILDALGKHVAEKFIEAKRAEFDEYRVAVSEWELEKYLETF
- a CDS encoding DUF99 family protein, which gives rise to MKSGTRALGLADSYKSDAETSTVAGAVVRADRVLDGLAFGHVTVGGTDSTDRLTELVHRVDRPDIQYVFISGIAPAWYNIVDLPQFANALSCPVISVSFEDSDGLEPALRDAFDGAARTKRLSRYERQPPRWPIEVNDEQVFVRAIGLDASESARVVRTFTPEGGRPEPLRVAHTAARAGDTLSQTI
- the hisH gene encoding imidazole glycerol phosphate synthase subunit HisH, with amino-acid sequence MSSQITADVVVVDYGLGNLRSVTRGLERAGAGVEMSTDPALLDRADGIVLPGVGAFSEGMENAGPFRDALCDAAADGIPLFGICLGMQMLLTSSEESTRAGQGDVDGLDLIPGRNVRFDGSKKVPHMGWNELTVEREHPIVEGVDGQYAYFVHSYYADPNDENACVATTDYGQSFPSVVANDDGTIFGTQFHPEKSGEAGLRILRNFVELCS
- a CDS encoding MBL fold metallo-hydrolase, with the translated sequence MNVHNVTADAETFTCNAYLVTGSTTTLVDAGAVSGVADTIAEYTDTLDRVVLTHQHGDHIAELDSVTDAFEPDCYAYSDHPQCTHTIEDGDRIDIGDEVFEVVYTPGHAADHVSFMSETTIFTGDVVVHDDGAFDDGSFGRTDMPGQSRERLIESIRTLLERLPDGGGDNAESSVEHMYSGHGGPFHGDVRTVIERALERAERREPKYPDE
- a CDS encoding YihY/virulence factor BrkB family protein produces the protein MNASVQRIISVIQTVIDGIRSEQVTFIAASLSYYAFISLIPLLLLTIVVGSVVGGEMFSTAVSEPVTNAVGGQAGELVQNALDNQSGQSGATVVSILVLLWSGLKLFRGLDVAFSTVYGEPPSDGIVGQLRNGLLTLMAVGIGIALTVAIGTIIAFPGVDFVVGTVDVIGTIGTIAQLCGLTLTLLPLYYVLPGESISVREAFPGAAFTAIGWTALQTAFRIYAAYAGSYDAYGAIGGVLLLVTFLYFGALILLVGVVLNAALTGRLDEDDPDESDAETTTVGPPIPKLSMPDDEPFDVESDDDLEAEVRRLREQLREFEEDIDDRTVHRDELESDLKRYVRRRARRGKARGWGPYLVLLYGTAMTIGAFFYLAGLWAILAMIIIWLSTLGLYVFMIVVGVGFNLLGIPARLRNRIESIRS
- a CDS encoding uracil-DNA glycosylase family protein, whose translation is MERVDGIDVTACERCSDLCESRSQIVNGTGVEDASLLFIGEAPGAREDEQGEPFVGRSGDVLSTTLRDCGLVRSDVRIANCVRCRPPENRDPTTAELTNCREHLEREIESVDPDFIVTLGKVPSQHLLERDVAVTKEAGSVVEHRIAGTPRRIVICLHPAATLYDRSQKETFEQTISEAVSLAGAGAESGQSRLSEY